Within Butyrivibrio fibrisolvens, the genomic segment GAGCAGATCATTACCAAACCGGCTAAACTTACAGATTATGAGTATACAATTGTACAGACTCATCCACAGGAAGGCTATAAGATATTAAAGAAATCCAATCTTGATCCTCATATCAAGAACGCCGCTCTTATGCATCATGAGCGCTGCGATGGTTCAGGATATCCCCTTCATCTTCAGGGACCTCAGATAGATCCTTTTGCCAAGATCGTTGCTATCGCTGATGTCTATGATGCTATGACAAGTGCAAGAGTATACCGCGGTCCTTTGTGTCCTTTTGTTGCAATATCACTTTTTGAAAGTGAAGGACTTCAGAAATACGATACCAACGCTATCATGACCTTCCTCAGTAACATTGTTAATACTTACCTTTTGAACCGTGTCCGTCTTAATAACAGGCTTGAAGGCGATATCGTATTTATTAACAGAAACCATCTTTCACGGCCTACTATCCGTATTGGTGACAAGTATATAGACCTTACACAGACACCAGATCTATACATCGAAGAAATAATATGAAAACTAGAAATTATACACTTGATAACGCTAAAGCTTTTGCTATTTTTGTGGTCGTTCTGGCACACGTGCTTAGGGACGGCCGCTATTTTACTTATTTTGTTCCTGCTTCAGTACCGGTCTTTTTCCTTCTTTCAGGAATCACCTACCATCATAGTTCATCTTTTTTGAACTTCATTTTAAAGAAAATAAAAACCATCGTTGTACCTTACCTGTTTGCCGGAGTCATAAGTATCATTATATTTGCATTTTTGGGAAGATACGCGTCTAATCTTCTTCATGAAGATATATCAACAACCAAAGTCCTTCCTAATATTCTCTTCTTGCTCTATGGCAGTGGTAAATCCGGCCATATGAAATGGAATAATTCACTATGGTTCCTTCCTTGCCTTATGGTGATCATGCTACTTGTCTATCTGATAGAGACAATCGTAGCCAAATTAAAAAAGAGCCGTTTCCACAGCCTTATTATTAGGATCATTCTTAGTCTTTTTTGTCTATATATAGGATTGTATCTTACAAGGAAATTAAATGGCATCGCACTTTGCTGGCATATAGAAACTGCGCTATGCAACGTGATATTTACCGAGATAGGTATCGTCATAGCACCTTCAGTATTATCTGCTACAATATTTTCAGATCATACCTGCCATAATGCTATACAAAGACTGATAAATAGACTATTAACATGCAAAGCCATAAGGGCTATATTCTTTTTTGTTCTTGCATTAGTTTTTTCATATCTCAACGGAGAGACAAGCGCCAGAACTGATGAATACGGCATTAGCTTTATACTATATTTCCTAAGTGCTATATGCTATGCTATTAGCTATCTGTATGCCGGAAGCCTAATTGGATCAAAGCTTTCTGCGATAACATATACAGGAATGAATACTCTCCCTATACTTTTATGGAACAAGTATCCTGTTATAGTATTTCAGACACTAATAGGTAAGTTCTCTAATATACTTGATCATCCTGATACTCCGGCAGCACTTATTGCAGCTGTCGTCCCCGCCATCCTTGTGATCATCCTATGTCTGCTTGCTGGCAAAATTCAGAAAAAATTTCTCCCTGTAACATTGGGAGTCCGGCCAGGAAAATAAAGTAACTAAAACTATCTGCTTGGGTGATATAGCAAGTCACATTGCTGACAGTAAAAAAAACAGCTTTAAAGCTATCAATCATGTGATGCTTTAAAGCTGTTTACTAATTTTATGCCATTTTAAGTTCGAATTTCCTGACTTCCTCGTCAGTATTAACTTTCTCAATCTGGGCACCAAGTTCTCTCAACTTGATATCGAAGTCTTCATATCCTCTTTCGATATAATGAATATTGTCTATAGTAGTAAAACCATCAGCTGTAAGTCCGGCGATTACAAGTGCTGCTCCGGCACGAAGATCCGGAGCTGATACATCCGCACCGGAGTATCTCTCTACGCCATTGACAATTGCTGCGCTTCCCTCAACCTTAATATTGGCACCCATTCTCATGAGCTGATCAACATACTTGAAACGATTCTCAAAAATACTCTCTGTAACAATACTGATGCCACTTGCAAGACCTAAAGCTACAGTTATCTGAGGCTGCATATCTGTAGGAAATCCCGGATAAGGAAGAGTCTTAACATGTGTAGCTATAGGACGTCTTCTTGCCTCTACTCTTACTGCATCATCAGATTCATGAATCACGCATCCCATTTCGATAAGCTTAGCCGAAATAGACTCAAGGTGCTTAGGTATAACATTCTTGACTATAACATCGCCTCTTGTAGCAGCGGCAGCTACCATAAATGTTCCTGCCTCTATCTGATCAGGAATAATAGTATATTCGCTACCATGAAGCTTCTGAACACCTTTTATACGTATAACATCTGTACCTGCGCCCTTGATATTAGCTCCCATACTGTTAAGGAAGTTGGCTACGTCAACAACATGAGGCTCCTTGGCAGCATTCTCAATAATAGTCTGTCCATTGGCCATAGAAGCTGCAAGCATTATATTGATAGTAGCTCCCACAGATACCATATCCAGATATATATGGCTACCGACAAGCTGCTCTGCCTCTGCATTGATAATAGCATGCTCGATATTAACAGTTGCGCCAAGTGCATTAAAGCCCTTAATATGCTGGTCAATAGGGCGAAGTCCTATATCGCATCCACCCGGGAGAACAACCTGTGCATGTTTATACTTGCCCAAAAGAGCTCCTATAAGATAATATGATGCCCTCATCTTCTTAATGAACTCATTCTCAATCGTATGATTACATACATGGGAAGCATTGATCTTAACACTATGTCTGTCTATGCGCTCAACAAAAACACCAATGCTCTCCATAGCCTGAAGGAGAATGTTGGTATCCCTTTCATCAGGCATATTGTCAATATATACTGTATCATCAGTCATGATCGCTGCAGCCAAAATAGCCAGCGCTGCATTCTTAGCACCGCCTATCTCAACTTCACCTGCAAGCGGATTACCACCTTTAATGACATATCTTTCCATAATTCTCTCTCATCTGCATACATGGCGTCTTTGCCACTTCTGCCTGATACTATGATACTATGCTTTCAACAACTACTCGCACAAAAAAGTATTATAGCAACGAATAGCACTTTTTGCAACTCATACAGCACATACACTAAACTTTGTTTTTATCATGGTTAAAGGGGCATCACCCTTATCAATACAAGTAATTGAGCGGGTTGACCTGAACTCCATTAATTAAAATCTCAAAGTGAAGATGTGCACCGGTACTTACACCCGTATTACCACTAAGAGCTATCTTCTGTCCCTGGGATACATGATCTCCGACAGATACTAAAATCTTGGACAAATGTCCATATCTTGTCTGTCTTCCATCGGGATGATCTATATAGATAACATATCCATATCCTGATCCCCATCCCGCTCTTGAGACAACGCCTCCTGAAGAAGCCATAACTGCTGTTCCAACAGGAGTTGCCCAGTCTACACCTTTATGGTAAGTGCTGGCGCCTTTAGTAGGTCTTGATCTATAACCAAATCCCGAACTAAGTCTTCCGCCAGAAATAGGCTTGATATATGTAGGAGGTACTATTGTTCCTCTTTCGACTATTTTGGCAACAGCCTCGTAGATTACCTCTTCTTTGATAGTCTCCTGAGACACCTCTTTGTCATTCTCGTAATAATTAAGAACTATGGCATTGTGACGTCCATCTGAAGGTTCCTGCAAGACAACAGATTTGGTTGTATACCATGAATCATTGTCCACATACTGAACCTCAGCCTGATAGTCCTCTTCCAGATATTCAAGCTCAGTTCTTACAACTGTAAGCTCCGGTTCCGGAACTGTTACGATGATCTCATCTTCAACTCTTATGATTGAGTTTTCATTTTCAATAGTCGGATTCATTGCAACAAGATCATCTACAGTCAGATTGAATTTGGCTGCGATAGATCCCAGTGTATCTCCGCTCTGAACCTCATATATCTGGTTAGTTTCCTGATCTTTGGTTACTTCTTCTATGGCAGATGCAAGATCAGTAAGCTCATTCTCAGGAAGATATGCTTCTACAACCTCTACTTTGTCACCAAAATCAAGAGTCTTAACACCAAGATCATAATCATCAAAATCCATATCATCTGATGAAAGCTCTGTATCTTCCATGAATACTTCATCAAGATAAGCTGCTATTCCATAAGATTTAAATTCACTTATAGAACCTGATACATCAAAATAGTTATCTACAGAAGAAACAACTTCAGTAGTAAGGACATTGACCTCTCTGTCAGGGTCAAGTATCAGTGTAGCTTCGAACTCATCGTCATAATCATACTTATCAAGTGCTGCATTAAGGATTTTTAATACTTCTTCCTTGGATGCTACATTAACATAGAAATCGTTGATCTTAATCGTATAGCACCTTTTAAGCGTATCCTTTTCATTTTGCACCAAAGCATTTTTCATCCTGTTTATGACATCATCTGAACTATCCATCTTCTGCCATACGACATGATCACCTGTTATCTCAATATCTGCCTTAGCAAGCACAAGCTCAGTATTATCAAGCTGTAAAAGTCTTCTTGCTTCCCTTAAATATTCATAAGCCTGATCTTCTGATGAAACCATTCCTACATTTTCACCATTGAGAGTAACATAAAAAATATTATCTTCCGAAAAATCAGCTCTGATAAAACTAGGTATAAAAAACAGCCATACAAATGCAAAGAAAAGTGATGCTCTTATAAACCAATATCCTATTTTTCTGTAATGTTTGGTAATATGTTTCATTTAAAAATGTAAAAACCCCATAATATTTAATACATTAATGCCTATACCGATCAGCACAGCAATCAGTGTGATGACGCTGACAGTTGTACATGCATGATTTTTGTCTATTGCAAGCTGAAGTTCTTCTATCTTGTGTGACAGTTCTTTCTGCTTCTCAGAAAGGCCTTCAAATGCTCTTTGAAGCTGACCTGAAGTCTCATCTGCAACGCTCACTGCAAGATGATCATTCTCATCCAGGATACGCTTTATAATATCTTCTGTGAGTTTCTTATT encodes:
- a CDS encoding M23 family metallopeptidase codes for the protein MKHITKHYRKIGYWFIRASLFFAFVWLFFIPSFIRADFSEDNIFYVTLNGENVGMVSSEDQAYEYLREARRLLQLDNTELVLAKADIEITGDHVVWQKMDSSDDVINRMKNALVQNEKDTLKRCYTIKINDFYVNVASKEEVLKILNAALDKYDYDDEFEATLILDPDREVNVLTTEVVSSVDNYFDVSGSISEFKSYGIAAYLDEVFMEDTELSSDDMDFDDYDLGVKTLDFGDKVEVVEAYLPENELTDLASAIEEVTKDQETNQIYEVQSGDTLGSIAAKFNLTVDDLVAMNPTIENENSIIRVEDEIIVTVPEPELTVVRTELEYLEEDYQAEVQYVDNDSWYTTKSVVLQEPSDGRHNAIVLNYYENDKEVSQETIKEEVIYEAVAKIVERGTIVPPTYIKPISGGRLSSGFGYRSRPTKGASTYHKGVDWATPVGTAVMASSGGVVSRAGWGSGYGYVIYIDHPDGRQTRYGHLSKILVSVGDHVSQGQKIALSGNTGVSTGAHLHFEILINGVQVNPLNYLY
- a CDS encoding UDP-N-acetylglucosamine 1-carboxyvinyltransferase encodes the protein MERYVIKGGNPLAGEVEIGGAKNAALAILAAAIMTDDTVYIDNMPDERDTNILLQAMESIGVFVERIDRHSVKINASHVCNHTIENEFIKKMRASYYLIGALLGKYKHAQVVLPGGCDIGLRPIDQHIKGFNALGATVNIEHAIINAEAEQLVGSHIYLDMVSVGATINIMLAASMANGQTIIENAAKEPHVVDVANFLNSMGANIKGAGTDVIRIKGVQKLHGSEYTIIPDQIEAGTFMVAAAATRGDVIVKNVIPKHLESISAKLIEMGCVIHESDDAVRVEARRRPIATHVKTLPYPGFPTDMQPQITVALGLASGISIVTESIFENRFKYVDQLMRMGANIKVEGSAAIVNGVERYSGADVSAPDLRAGAALVIAGLTADGFTTIDNIHYIERGYEDFDIKLRELGAQIEKVNTDEEVRKFELKMA
- a CDS encoding acyltransferase family protein: MKTRNYTLDNAKAFAIFVVVLAHVLRDGRYFTYFVPASVPVFFLLSGITYHHSSSFLNFILKKIKTIVVPYLFAGVISIIIFAFLGRYASNLLHEDISTTKVLPNILFLLYGSGKSGHMKWNNSLWFLPCLMVIMLLVYLIETIVAKLKKSRFHSLIIRIILSLFCLYIGLYLTRKLNGIALCWHIETALCNVIFTEIGIVIAPSVLSATIFSDHTCHNAIQRLINRLLTCKAIRAIFFFVLALVFSYLNGETSARTDEYGISFILYFLSAICYAISYLYAGSLIGSKLSAITYTGMNTLPILLWNKYPVIVFQTLIGKFSNILDHPDTPAALIAAVVPAILVIILCLLAGKIQKKFLPVTLGVRPGK